ACAATTCTGAGTATCTTCATTTGAGGAATCAATTCATAACATAGAAACTATTAATCCACTCAGAGTTTCTAAAAAGACCCAATTACTGGAGACACTGTGGTTTATGTCCAGTGGCCTCACCTGAAGCCTTCCGCATTACCCCAAATAGGAAGTTGTTTTCTTCTACAAGTTAATGCTGCTGGGTGCTAGTTTATAATACTAAAACTCAATCTTCAGGTCAGTGTCAGTAGGTAGCAAGGACTACCTATGCTGTCACCCAAGCAGGACGAGGGCTGTATCACCGCTGTAGACACACATCTGTAAACTTGCACACTAATTTTAATCTTAACAAGGAATTCAGTGTCTTAGTGGTTTAAGGTTAAAAGGATGGTTCAAGCATTGTGTTCTTTTGTTCTTAAGGGTAACAAATAGCTTATTGGAAAACCCAGAGCCTTCTGGATCTGTGAGGTAGTAGGCTTCAATCCTCATCATGCATGGATCACACTTCTCCGAAGTTGGTATGGCCTGTCTCCTTGGCATGGTCCCTTGCTTCTGCTTGTCCAGTTAATCCCTTCTGACATACCATGCATCTCAGGGTGAAGCGGTTTACATCAGTAAACTGTCTCTTCTTTCTAGCTTCATCTGCTAATTCCAGTGCTTGCACAAGAACAATATCATCATAAGAGGAGAAAATAGTCAGAGGAGGGGTGTCTGGGTCAGGGAAGACACGCTGAAGTGGATCATAGTGGATGCCATCATAAATGAGAAGGACCCTTTTGGTATATCCTGCATCTTCCCCAAAACGGTCAATTCGTACAGTCTGTGTATCCACTACACATATTTCACATTGGTAAAATTTAGACAAAATGGATATCTCAATGGCTCCGCCCCAAGTATCATCCCTTTTGATCCAGTCACAGTActcttcatttgtttttcccaGTATTGCCTCACTATAGAAGTCTGGATCACTTCCTACAATTTGTGCTATGAGGCGTCTCATCTCAGgggcacaagctggattcaagactCCTCCTTCAACAACATAGTACACACTGGTAAAGAGACAAGAGTTGTCTGCTGGGACCGCCATCCTGGTAAGTACAGGCAAAGTTTCCCTGACGTAACTAGGAGCACCATATTTTGTAAATGTAGGTGACGTTTTGGGCCTACTTTGGTCTTCTTCAACGATCAGCATGTCACCtgtcaaaaacaaagcaaacttaGAACTGCAGAGAAAGTATAGATGaaactgctactgctactgctaagtcgcttcagtcgtgtctgactctgtgtgaccccatagacagcagcccaccaggctcccccgtccctgggattctccaggcaagaacactggagtgggttgccatttccttctccaatgcatgaaagcgaaaacTGGGTGTTCACTAACCAAGTCTGTAAATTACAAACAGGGGGAGTTAAAGTATAAACTGGGGTTACTAGAGAGAATACAACTTTGCAAACATGTGATCAGCAATAGTTCTTGTTCCCTGAATCTTCATAAAGATGAAAACGgaacaaagagaaagacattGTACCTCATTTAGTAAAGAGGCCTGAGTTATACACTTTTATACTTACCTAAAAAGATACATTTCAAGAACAAAATTTTCTTATCCTTGCTCTCTCTGCAGTTTAAAAGCACTTCCAAAAGGTGTTTACGAAGGACTCGGCCACTAGGGGGTGCTCTCGATCTGAAATATCATATCTACCCTGTTCAAGTGTTTACAGGATCCTTGAGGCTACAGAGGAAAGCTTTTAAATACCAATATTGCTGTTCAAGTTTTAATATTGGACAGAAATAACTGCTTTCGTCTAGAACTTGAAAGCGCCTTCAGTGGATGTGTCAAAGCAAACTCTAAAATGAGTACAACTGTCAGAGAAAGTACCAATGAAGGCGATTGTAAAAATgaaccaggaaagaaaaaaaaaagtatcttacATTCTTCAGAcatactgtcttctttcactgatACAGGGAAAAAGAACAATCAGGACAGAGAAAACAtcgcattttaaaaatacttctgtgGACGCAGAGGGAAACAAAATGAATGAGATGTTTTCAAGGCAGACCAGAAAGCAGCCAGGAAAGAGGACTCCACGGTTTTTGAGCTTCTCATAGAGATCAGGCCCTCCCTGTCTCTTTCAAACTATATGTGAAGTCAGGGAGTTGCTGGACACTAGTCCTGGCCTCCGTCAGAATTCTCGGTTCTTTAATTTCTCCTATTCTCGTCCCCCAAGCCGACCCCTAGAGACCTGGCCCTGACAGCGTCCGTTCTTTCTGCCCCTCTAGGTCCTCCCAGGACCTTGCCTGGCCCAGCCTCGATTCCCGTACCTGACTGGATGGGCAAATCCCCCAGTATGGTATCCCCGTTACTGAGATCCAGGCACTCGGGCGGGTATCCGACGAGGATTCGCTGACAGCCGGGGGAGATCCCGGTGATGGCGGCAATCTGGCCCTGGAGTTCCCGCACCCGGGTCCGGCTGGACAACCCCTGCAAAACATGGGTGCCCTCCTTGGCCTTGCAGCGGAGCCGCCACATCGCGTTGGTGCGGCCGCCCACAGGGCAGACACCGGTGGGGCCAGCTTTGGTCCCGGCAGCAGGCTGGCAGACGCCGCCGGGGCAACCAGCCGCCGGGTGGACTCCAAAATGGCCACCCTTTGCCGGTGTAAACATCGCGAGAAGTCGTTGGTTGTACGGTTCTCGCGATACTCTTCGGCTTCTGTTCTAGCACGCTCTTAAAGAGACAACTAACTCCTGCCACTTCCTCgtcaggaggcagaggatgaAGGTTTATCCGTATTCCCAAAGTACGACTGGTCTTGCCACCTGTAGGGCTAGTGAGGTACCCTCCGCGTCGGAAGCATATATGCTCAAGGGAAGAGGGCGGGGGAAGGAGTTCCTGAATCGAAGCCGTTGGAATGTAACCTTGCATTTAGTTCGGAAATTATTAAATTGGGGCTTCCAAACTACGCCGGGAGAAACAAGAATCATAGTTCGGAATGCAGACGAATGCCAAGAATGGCCTGTGAGTCAAATAACCAGTTAAAGACAAATAAGTACTCGTGACTATAGACTCGGCTGCAGCAAACATTGACTCATTGAGGTTAAGGGGCTTTTCCACCTCCAAGAGACTGTAACTTGAAAACGTCCATTGGCCACATCAGAAAGCGCAGTATGAGGTCAGCATCTGGGCAGAGGGCAATTGCTACCTTCAGGAGGTGGTGGCGGTATAAGGAGGAGGAATGAAGACCAACGTGTGTCATTCAGATTCCGGTTCAGGCCCtagacacacacataccaaaAGGACTCCATTCCTGCCTTCAAAATAGCAAAGTACTCACGTAATCAGGAGAGAGGGTGGGGTGTAAAGGACACATAACCACGGAATTTCATAGCAACGTGATAATGCTAGATTATGTGACCTTTTCCAAACCTATATCCCGAGAACAAAGGACGGTGCCTCGcaaataagtgctcagtaaatacttgctgaatggaTGAAACAGAGCTGTATAGGCACAGAAGGGACAGCTGGGAGTTGTAAAAAGTTTCAGAGGAGATACTATTTGAGGTGTTTTGAAGGATGAATTTAATCCCCAGGtgaaagaggaataaaaacaTCTCTGAATTGACCTCTCTTCCAAGAAATACGTACGTATTGTTCTTTTTCCATCCTGGACGCAGAGCGGCAAAGCCTACACTGCGTAGAGGGGATTTATAACTACAGTCAAGCATCGAATGGGCCCTGGGGGCAACCGTGCACTTGAAATGTGCAAACTCACTAACACTGTGAAAGTTTCTGCCTCTGAATAAATTATATGGAAACAAAGCATCTTTTCAAACCTTTCAGGACCCAATTTTCTCCTGGAGCAATTTTCCTCTTTGGTTCTTCAAGATGATCATAACAACCGGTACAGCGTGGGTGGTAAACGGTAGAGTAAATAAGATGGTAAGTCCGCTGGAGTAGAGCACGGGTTCAGGGAAGACCCTGGTTCGGCGAGGAGAGTAGTTGATTTTCTTAGTTTACAGTGTTTGACCGAAGGGACTATGCAAACATCCTAAAATGGGATCCGCTTAAGTCCTTTGGTGGTTTACTTTAGCacgtgttaatcgctcagtcgagtccgactctctgtgacctgaaGCAAAGCACCTTCTAAAGCGTATGCTCCAGTGCTTGGATTTAACGAGATCCCGCCGGGATTCAGGAAGAACAGCGTTAATCTTCACagcattttttttccagtcagcAAAAAGCCACACCCCCTCAAGACGTCCACTAGTTCACTCTCGCGATAGTACGGAAAAAATAGTCCGGCTTTTTATTAACCCCGCCCCCAGCCGTGCTAGTTGCCAAGCAACGGTGTAGCCAACCTCCACGGCGCCGGGAGACTCGCGAGCTCGCGCTAGTTCACCTTCACAGGTCCCTCCTCCTGACCTAGCGAGCGACTGCGAGCCCCGCCCCCCGGAGCCCGCGGGCGCTCGATTGGCCGAGGAACCTCTCCAGGTGAGGGTTGAGGCCGGGGTGGGCGGGACCAGGCTTggtgggcggggccgggccgggcacGTGACCCGCCGGCTGCTGGTGCCCCGGACCCCGGCCCCAGAGTCGGCTCACGCCTGTTAAGCCTCAAAGGGTAGGTACTGGGGCCGCAGGCGGGAGGGGTCTTTGGGTGGACGGAGGCTGTGCAGCACCTTGAAGGGGCTTGGCAGGCGACAGGAGGGTGGCTGCCTGGACCTTGATGAGGTGCGGGAAGATGAAGCCTCGCTGTTTCGGGCAAGTCCgggttccccccgcccccaccccaggcattACCTGGAGGGTGTACGTTTAGGGACCCAGAGCCGCAGCTGGTGGGTGAGTTCAGAGGATGTGCGTGGTCAGTGAAAGAACTGCAGGGTCCCTGAAGCACTGGGGGTCTTTCTCACGAGTCCCTTGTCTGGGATTGCGGAGTGGACTCGGGGTTCTCCCACTCCAGTTAAGAGTCAGGACTTACCCCTTATGCTGcaagtgaccttgggaaagttatttaCCACATCTAGTTACCCGGTGATTCGACTGATTCCCAGGAGATGTATGGGGAGGGGGTGCGGACCGGGGGTTGAGAGAAAGAACACCATAAGGGAAAGTGGTGACGTCCGGGGGCTGTCCCGGGTCCAGCTGCGGTTTTTCCTTTAGGGGACATGTTTGAGATGTTCCCAATTCTCTCCTTCTCCCCCGCCCCCCGAACTGAATCCTACCATTGGACTGCAGTTGCTTTATGTTAATGAACTTGATCTATTCACAatccaccccaccctcacctgatGCCACTACTCTCCCCAGATTCTTAACCTGGAATCTGAGGTTAGGAAGGGACTTGGATAAGCCATTTAATTTGATTAACCTCAGTTTTTCGGTCTAAAATGGGGAGAAGTAGCAATGGTAGCAAAATCTGTTTTATTACATGATTCTTGGAAGGATTGAAGGAGATAATTTATGTGAATGTAAACTCCTAAGTCAGCATTATAAATGCAAGGATCTGGTGCAACTGttcatagataaggaaacagggcTGGAGATATTCATGACTTATCCTAGGGCATGTAGCTATTAACTGGGAGAAGGAGGGCTGGCTTTGACACTTGATCCAGGGTTCTTTCACTTGTACCTCAGTGGTCCTCTTTTGAGTGTTCTGAgggttcttttcttccttcccttctttacATTCCTTTTGTTCCTTCCAGACATCTCCTGAAGAGTTGCCATGTCTGGGAATCCTGCCTCTTCCTCAGAACAGAACAACAATAGCTATGAAACCAAAGCAAATCTCCGATTGTCAGAGAAGAAATGTTGTGAGTGTTGGGAAAGAGGAGGGGCTGCTCTGTCccatgattttattttgggaATATTGTTGTAATTCTAGATTTTGCTGCtgagtgggagtgagaaataatTCTTTGACAtgagaatttaaaacaaagtatAGCAGGGGAATTTCCTTTCTGAAACAAGTAGACTCAGTGAAATGTCTGTCCTTGGCTAGACTGCTGGTGTAGCCCAGcattttcttcctgctttctttAACTGAATCTTTATCTCCTCCATCCTGGGAGTATTTGCCCAGTCAATTGATGCCGAAAGTTTGAGTAAGTATTGTACACGCAGTGAGTAAGGCAGAGTGGTAGGGTGCAGGAATTCCTTGGGGCTGATACTGTTAAGAGTTTCCCTTAATCTCTTGGGCTAAGTTTTGTGAGGGTGCTGCTCACAGCAGAAATTGCAGGTAGGAACCAGCTGCTCATTTCTATAGGCCTAAGGGAAATTGACCATGACATTTCACTTTTTGCCATGTCTGGGGCACTTTACTGCCTCACAAGTTTAGTCTTTATATTTTGCAAACTATTTTCCTCTGGGGATGGGTTTCACAGGAGCATTTCCATGCTCATATTTTAGACAGAGACAACAGGTGGGTTTGCAGAGAGATGAAGTGGTGTTTCCTGTCCCCGTGATCTGCATGCCTAAGCATCCTTCAGGCTGCAAGACTATATCACCCAGGTCAAAAGTTCCTGGGCAGTTGGTCCCCAGATGTTTTGGGGAAACTCAAGGAAAGCTCACTCTGTCCCTGCTTCCAAGTTCCCTTGGAACCCTACCAGGCAGTCCTGCTCATTTCAGTGGTTATATTTATCAGCAGGTGGAAATAGTCAACCAGCATGAGACTTGGGATCATCTCATGTTCCAAACTTTCCCCAGAGTCTCAACCTTGATGTCACGCCCTTGTCAGTCTCATGATTAATGATGATCATCTTTTTTCACATATCACTGATGAGGCTTGTTGGGGTTTGGCTGCAGCAGAGGCGGCTTGTTTGGGTGTGATCCTGGGGTCGGTGCACCTGTATGATTAGGGTCTTCTTTCTCTGCCAGGGCAGGAAGCCAGGTACCGAGGGCAAGAACCCTGTGGAAGATACCTACTGTATCACAACGTTTGGGTGTagcctctggagtcagactgcctgagtCCAAATCTTCTTGTTACTACTTCCTAGCTAGCTGCTTTTAACTAAGTTGCTTGTCTGCCCCATGCCTCAGTTTACTTTTTGATAAAATGGGGATACCAATAATAGCTATCTGAGTGATATGAGAATTGAATGCGTATATATAGAAGAGCACTTAGAAGAATGTTAGGCATATGgctaaaatgtgttatttttcacCGGTGACAATTTGCATGTTGTGTCTGTTCCTGAAGCATTATATATAGATTGAATTATGCAGTAAATGCTGTGCTGGAATCTCACTATTTAAAAGAGCCCTGTAAAGAATGATATTTTCAGTAACAAGTGTTTTCTCCTCTCGTTTGACAATATGGTAGCCCAGATTTGGGGGTATGGAATGCATATCTTAAAGAGAGGTGCCCTCATGTTGCTGGGACACTTGAGTCCAGAAAGAGCGGAGAACAGGtggtggttgggggtggggagttgaTAACTGGGGGTCACGGGCCCTGCCCAGTGCCCAGCGCCAGCCCTTCTAGCTCTGCCTTTTCTCCAAAGGACTCTCCTACCTGCCTTCCTCacttttttgtagtttttttgcCTTGAGGTCTTTTGATTAGTCAAGGAAACAATAATCCCAGGTATCTTTCCATCCTCTAGACTCTAGTTCTTGATCTCTCCTTTCCAAGTTCTACCCCTGTCTTCCCCGTCAGAGGCATCTGGGTTCTCCCGAAGCTGCTGCCATTCATTTACTCCACTTTGTTCTCCTTTTGTGTTTGGACTCTGAGATTTTGAAAGCCACAGTCCAAGGAGAAATACAGTTGTGAGAGTATGtgtttatttcccttttctcGGTTACTTGTCTGTATCTTGCAACAGGCTTCCCAGACTGCTGAGTGTTCATACACAGGAGTCGCTTTATTAATAGCTCGTACATTATCCCATTACTGCTAATTACACCTGTTTGTTGGCTGACTTCGACTCTGGGAAGTGCCTGAACTGGAGGGCTGTAGAATGTCCTTAGAGAGCCAAAGCCTCCAAAAGAGCATTACTGAAATTTCAGCTGCTCCCGGGATGGGGGAGAAGGGGGGTGGTGCTGGCTGAGGTGCCCTTAAGGTGCTGAGACAGCTGGTTTCAGAGCTCAGTGAAAGCACGAATTAGGGGTAGACGGGGAGGTCcacctggttttctttctttgtttcttttattttttgatattttgagCAGGTCTGGAACAGACAGCTTCTCATATGGAATCTTCCCCTAATTACAacacagaaagaaagtgaaaagcaagaAGTTTCTCACCATTTCTCCTGTCCCTGTTAAGTTTGATTCTTTCTAAAATCTTATTCTGGTGTATCCTGTTAGTGAAAATAGGTTCACAGTGTACATTTTTTGTTCTGCCGCCATCTCTCCCCTGctccttttaaaaactatattctgGACATTTTTTATGTGTTGACAAGTTCAAATTTACTTCATTCTTCAGTCAGCCTTGTGTGAATATTGCCTCTCGCTGATGGACATTCccattgtttccagttttccacCATCAccaacaacagtgtaagaagCACCCTTGCATGTTTGTGCCAGCAGCTTTCCTGTAGAAACACTCAGAGGAAAGGCAGACACTTTGAAACACTCATCAGCATTCCTCAAAAGCTCTGTGTTGTTAGCAGTTTTTAATATTCCAAAGTACTTGATAGAAATTGGGCATTAAACTATAGCTGCACTGGTTAACTAAAACATTAACTTTCTTAGTGTTTGACTGCAGAACTTGGATATATTAGGCTTATCAGTAAAACGGCAGGACATAATTGGCAGTTTTATGACTTCTGATGAACACAGAGAAGGTATTACTAATGAATCACATAGGGcagtat
The genomic region above belongs to Cervus elaphus chromosome 14, mCerEla1.1, whole genome shotgun sequence and contains:
- the YOD1 gene encoding ubiquitin thioesterase OTU1 isoform X2, which gives rise to MLCFHIIYSEAETFTVLGLSSRTRVRELQGQIAAITGISPGCQRILVGYPPECLDLSNGDTILGDLPIQSGDMLIVEEDQSRPKTSPTFTKYGAPSYVRETLPVLTRMAVPADNSCLFTSVYYVVEGGVLNPACAPEMRRLIAQIVGSDPDFYSEAILGKTNEEYCDWIKRDDTWGGAIEISILSKFYQCEICVVDTQTVRIDRFGEDAGYTKRVLLIYDGIHYDPLQRVFPDPDTPPLTIFSSYDDIVLVQALELADEARKKRQFTDVNRFTLRCMVCQKGLTGQAEARDHAKETGHTNFGEV
- the YOD1 gene encoding ubiquitin thioesterase OTU1 isoform X1, which produces MFTPAKGGHFGVHPAAGCPGGVCQPAAGTKAGPTGVCPVGGRTNAMWRLRCKAKEGTHVLQGLSSRTRVRELQGQIAAITGISPGCQRILVGYPPECLDLSNGDTILGDLPIQSGDMLIVEEDQSRPKTSPTFTKYGAPSYVRETLPVLTRMAVPADNSCLFTSVYYVVEGGVLNPACAPEMRRLIAQIVGSDPDFYSEAILGKTNEEYCDWIKRDDTWGGAIEISILSKFYQCEICVVDTQTVRIDRFGEDAGYTKRVLLIYDGIHYDPLQRVFPDPDTPPLTIFSSYDDIVLVQALELADEARKKRQFTDVNRFTLRCMVCQKGLTGQAEARDHAKETGHTNFGEV